The Halanaerobium praevalens DSM 2228 genome contains a region encoding:
- the gpmA gene encoding 2,3-diphosphoglycerate-dependent phosphoglycerate mutase: MKIVLVRHGESKWNLANKFTGWTDVDLSKQGYQEAKEAGELLKKEGFSFDLAYTSYLKRATKTLNIILDIMDLHWIPVNKSWKLNERHYGALQGLNKAETAKKEGAEQVHIWRRSFDTPPPALDQADQRYPGNEAKYAELSEKQLPRAESLKMTIERVMPYWENEIVPQMKKGKKIIVAAHGNSLRALVKHLDGISDSDIPSLNIPTGKPLVYEFDQAMEVKAKYYLGDQEEIKKEMAKVKNQAKK, encoded by the coding sequence ATGAAAATTGTATTAGTTCGCCATGGAGAAAGTAAATGGAATTTAGCTAATAAGTTTACAGGTTGGACAGATGTAGATTTAAGTAAACAAGGTTATCAAGAGGCAAAAGAAGCTGGAGAATTATTAAAAAAAGAGGGCTTTAGCTTTGATTTAGCTTATACATCTTATTTAAAACGTGCCACAAAAACTTTAAATATAATTTTAGATATTATGGATTTGCATTGGATTCCAGTTAATAAATCTTGGAAGTTAAATGAAAGACATTATGGAGCTTTACAAGGACTGAATAAAGCAGAAACTGCTAAAAAAGAAGGAGCAGAGCAGGTTCATATTTGGCGGCGTAGTTTTGATACACCTCCACCTGCTTTAGATCAAGCTGATCAGCGTTATCCTGGTAATGAAGCTAAATATGCTGAATTAAGTGAAAAACAGCTACCTAGAGCTGAGAGTTTAAAAATGACAATCGAAAGAGTAATGCCTTATTGGGAAAATGAAATTGTACCACAGATGAAAAAAGGCAAAAAGATTATTGTTGCTGCTCATGGTAATAGTTTAAGAGCTTTAGTCAAACATTTAGATGGAATTTCTGATTCAGATATTCCGAGTCTTAATATTCCAACAGGAAAACCATTAGTTTATGAATTTGACCAAGCAATGGAAGTAAAAGCTAAATATTATCTTGGTGATCAAGAGGAAATAAAAAAAGAAATGGCCAAAGTAAAAAATCAAGCTAAAAAATAA
- a CDS encoding UvrD-helicase domain-containing protein has protein sequence MKKVIKASAGTGKTYRLSLEYLAALLKGIDFSEIIVMTFTKKATAEIKNRILKHLRALILGSPEKEDIIAALAEIQPELKVEVEQLEKIYKKMILNDEDIKIYTIDAFINQIFSRGIAPFLEIYNYQIIDQKQNEKIIEELLKKILNKQKYYQKLESFLEANTARNLDPYLEFIQEIVNNAWKFMLLESETKEKLPEAEIVELFENSYQTLKEVAELKGDEFSASYFVKAARPFYEQYPDLQTKKAKKEFIYQKKDYLLNESYWSGNKLRAKKTKALKEKLEFEYNLFRKKLAVEIFNQEVIPAEKEIINFAKLVLKLYQKLKFKSGQFTHSDISNYTFKYLKNEEIDLIKNGEATSYLLDLLGGDYQALFIDEFQDTSILQWKILQPLIKNAKTFIAVGDQKQSIYGWRGGEKKLFASLAEIIEAKTERLEHCYRSDQNIINLINNFFSKLEVDWNYQPVKAVSRNKGLTEVLYGGSSAYYNTKTKKFAALAPEKQNQIEELNNKIKADLSSEIAADIKQKYQKDFAQVSVLARTAKELDLIADSLADAEIPYILENRNSLLDAPLPKALTAFLYFAANRDFYSLLKFLRSDLIKISHANFKWILKNQKEINKYFNSTQTLVTEIFNEKLEIKKILTEIKRVIDLDYEQLINYLYQKTEIVNLAADNSLALKNIYSFFEILNSFSSLKKLLKYLSENKESEELKQTKVENKEAVSLMTIHQAKGLSLPVEYFYWNPGRRGANSGTGINFYLDFDQNYQNLNNYLFIQNKYLSILDWLDYDFKAKAEKKAEMEEINNLYVALTRAENDLHLYIEAPRKIKAKAELMWAGSNYDYYEKMLLNSVQANNLLELLETETKGQALVLKNLNKNESYQLSNLNKYLKQKAVPLARNLAIEKQKYKFFQKQASGLKIAENKLQGLALHYYLENIKYNQKKEKKSAAKLLKSKYGNLLGEAKITAIIEKSNQFIEAHPEIFSKKYEVFNEYLLKAKTNLGEKQYRIDRLLVDRQNKLVKIIDYKSGSYRDPEQLKSYKEILAAKLDSDWQLETEFMDI, from the coding sequence AGCTGCACTTTTAAAAGGAATAGATTTTTCAGAAATAATTGTAATGACTTTTACTAAAAAAGCAACTGCTGAAATTAAAAATAGAATACTTAAGCATCTAAGAGCCTTAATTCTTGGAAGTCCTGAAAAAGAAGATATTATTGCTGCTTTAGCAGAAATTCAGCCTGAACTTAAAGTTGAGGTTGAACAGCTAGAAAAAATTTATAAAAAAATGATCTTAAATGATGAAGATATAAAAATTTATACTATAGATGCATTTATTAATCAGATATTTAGCAGAGGGATTGCTCCCTTTTTAGAAATTTATAATTATCAAATTATAGATCAAAAACAAAATGAAAAAATAATAGAAGAACTTTTAAAAAAAATTTTAAATAAACAAAAATATTATCAAAAATTAGAGAGTTTTTTAGAAGCAAATACAGCTCGTAATTTAGATCCATATTTAGAGTTTATCCAGGAAATAGTTAATAATGCCTGGAAATTCATGCTTTTAGAATCAGAAACTAAGGAAAAATTACCTGAGGCTGAAATAGTAGAATTATTTGAAAATAGTTATCAAACTTTAAAAGAAGTAGCTGAGTTAAAAGGTGATGAATTTTCTGCTTCATATTTTGTTAAAGCAGCTCGCCCTTTTTATGAACAGTATCCAGATTTGCAAACTAAAAAGGCTAAAAAAGAATTTATTTATCAAAAAAAGGATTATTTGCTAAATGAAAGTTATTGGAGTGGGAATAAGCTTCGAGCAAAAAAAACTAAAGCCTTAAAAGAAAAATTAGAATTTGAATATAATCTTTTTAGGAAAAAATTGGCTGTAGAAATTTTTAACCAAGAAGTCATACCCGCTGAAAAAGAAATTATTAACTTTGCTAAATTAGTTTTAAAACTTTATCAAAAGTTGAAATTTAAAAGTGGCCAATTTACTCATTCAGATATTAGTAATTATACTTTCAAATATTTGAAAAATGAAGAAATTGATCTAATTAAAAATGGAGAAGCAACTTCTTATTTACTTGATCTTTTAGGTGGAGATTATCAAGCATTATTTATTGATGAATTTCAAGATACAAGTATTTTGCAGTGGAAAATTTTACAGCCCTTAATTAAAAATGCTAAAACTTTTATTGCAGTTGGTGATCAAAAACAATCAATTTATGGTTGGCGGGGAGGAGAGAAAAAACTTTTTGCTTCTTTAGCTGAGATCATTGAAGCTAAAACAGAAAGACTTGAACACTGTTATCGCAGTGATCAAAACATAATAAATTTAATTAACAATTTCTTTTCCAAATTAGAAGTTGATTGGAACTATCAGCCTGTAAAAGCTGTTTCTAGAAATAAAGGTTTAACAGAAGTGCTTTATGGAGGTAGCTCTGCTTATTATAATACAAAAACTAAAAAGTTTGCTGCTTTAGCACCAGAAAAACAAAATCAAATTGAAGAATTAAATAATAAAATTAAAGCAGATCTCTCCTCAGAAATAGCAGCTGATATTAAGCAAAAATATCAAAAAGATTTTGCTCAGGTTAGTGTTTTAGCTAGAACTGCTAAAGAATTAGATTTGATTGCTGATAGTCTTGCAGATGCAGAGATTCCGTATATTCTAGAAAATAGGAATTCACTTTTAGATGCTCCATTACCTAAAGCCTTAACAGCTTTTCTTTATTTTGCTGCTAATAGAGATTTTTATTCTTTACTTAAGTTTTTGCGTAGTGACCTAATTAAAATAAGTCATGCAAATTTTAAATGGATACTCAAAAATCAAAAAGAAATAAATAAATATTTTAATTCTACTCAAACTTTAGTAACTGAAATTTTCAATGAAAAATTAGAAATAAAAAAGATCTTAACTGAAATTAAAAGAGTAATTGATTTAGATTATGAGCAACTAATAAATTATCTTTATCAAAAAACTGAAATTGTAAATTTAGCTGCTGATAATAGTTTAGCATTGAAAAATATTTATAGTTTTTTTGAAATTTTAAATTCTTTTTCTTCGCTTAAAAAATTACTCAAGTATTTAAGTGAAAATAAAGAGAGTGAAGAATTAAAACAAACCAAAGTTGAAAATAAAGAAGCTGTCAGTTTAATGACTATTCATCAGGCCAAAGGCCTTTCACTACCTGTGGAATATTTTTATTGGAATCCAGGTCGAAGAGGTGCTAATTCTGGAACTGGGATTAATTTTTATTTAGATTTTGATCAAAATTATCAAAACCTAAACAATTATCTTTTTATCCAGAATAAATATCTTTCAATTTTAGACTGGCTTGATTATGATTTCAAAGCAAAGGCAGAAAAGAAAGCTGAGATGGAGGAAATAAATAATCTTTATGTAGCTTTAACTAGAGCTGAAAATGATCTTCATCTATATATTGAAGCTCCAAGGAAAATTAAGGCAAAAGCTGAATTAATGTGGGCAGGTAGTAATTATGATTATTATGAAAAAATGCTGTTAAATTCAGTTCAAGCTAATAATTTATTAGAACTTTTAGAAACTGAAACTAAAGGTCAAGCCTTAGTTTTAAAAAATCTGAACAAAAATGAAAGTTATCAGTTAAGCAATTTAAATAAATATCTTAAACAAAAGGCAGTACCTTTAGCAAGAAATTTAGCAATAGAAAAACAAAAATATAAATTTTTTCAAAAACAGGCTAGTGGTTTAAAAATTGCAGAAAATAAACTTCAAGGTCTGGCTCTTCATTATTATTTAGAAAATATCAAGTATAATCAAAAAAAAGAAAAAAAATCTGCTGCCAAACTTTTAAAAAGTAAATATGGGAATTTATTAGGAGAAGCAAAAATTACAGCAATTATTGAAAAAAGTAATCAATTTATTGAAGCTCATCCAGAAATATTTTCTAAAAAATATGAAGTTTTTAATGAATATTTACTAAAAGCAAAAACTAATTTAGGTGAAAAACAATATCGAATTGACCGTCTGCTTGTTGATCGTCAAAATAAATTGGTCAAAATTATAGATTACAAAAGTGGTAGTTATAGAGATCCAGAACAGTTAAAAAGTTATAAAGAAATTTTAGCAGCAAAGTTAGATTCAGATTGGCAGCTAGAAACTGAATTTATGGATATTTGA